A stretch of Vibrio aphrogenes DNA encodes these proteins:
- a CDS encoding ABC transporter substrate-binding protein — protein MLTNIKKTAIAAAVLSVAATGFSSIATAAERSELTIVPDFYPTMVRNFNPYLGATNLKTTTDFIYEPLVIFNEMHGNTPVMRLAKDFKMSDDLLSVTFDIREGVKWSDGKAFTANDVVYSYDLLKKYPALDQSGINKWVKSVEKKGDYQVIFHLTEANSNVPYEISKVPVVAEHVWKDVKDPTTFTNENPVGTGPFTEIDTFTPQLYIQCANPNYWDADNLDVDCLRVPQIANNDQLLGKIVNSELDWTSSFVPDIDKTYASVSPNHQYWYPPAGTQSFMINFAEKDPAKKEALTNVDFRRAFSMALDRQTIIDIAFYGAGTPNDFASGLGYTFEAWSDEKVHEKYKGYNTYNVEGSKALLKKAGFIDKNGDGFVETPSGKSFELLIQSPNGWTDFNNTVQLAVEQLQDVGIKAKARTPEFAVYNQAMLEGNYDVAYTNYFHGADPYTYWNSAYNSALQSGEGMPRFAMHFFKDAKLDSLLNSFYKTADKNEQLNIAHQIQQIIAENQVTVPVLSGAAMYQYNTKRFTGWWNEKNPQGRPQIWAGIPERLLHVLDLKPVK, from the coding sequence ATGCTTACCAATATTAAGAAAACAGCAATCGCTGCCGCAGTTCTCTCTGTGGCAGCAACAGGCTTTAGTTCTATCGCCACCGCCGCAGAGCGTAGCGAATTAACAATTGTGCCTGATTTCTACCCTACAATGGTGCGCAACTTTAACCCATACCTTGGCGCCACTAACTTAAAAACAACCACAGATTTTATTTACGAGCCTCTTGTTATTTTTAACGAAATGCATGGCAACACACCAGTAATGCGTCTTGCAAAAGATTTCAAAATGTCAGATGACCTATTGTCTGTGACCTTTGATATCCGTGAAGGCGTGAAATGGTCTGATGGCAAAGCATTCACCGCTAACGATGTTGTTTACTCGTACGACCTATTGAAAAAATACCCAGCACTCGATCAGTCTGGTATTAATAAATGGGTGAAAAGCGTAGAGAAGAAAGGTGACTATCAAGTTATTTTCCACCTAACTGAAGCAAACTCTAACGTACCTTATGAAATTTCGAAAGTGCCTGTTGTTGCAGAGCACGTGTGGAAAGACGTGAAAGATCCGACTACTTTCACTAACGAAAACCCAGTTGGTACCGGTCCATTTACTGAAATCGATACCTTTACTCCACAACTTTACATCCAATGTGCTAACCCAAATTACTGGGATGCAGATAACCTAGATGTTGACTGTTTACGTGTACCTCAAATTGCTAACAACGATCAGCTATTAGGGAAAATTGTCAACTCAGAATTAGACTGGACCTCTTCATTCGTACCTGATATCGATAAAACATACGCATCAGTCAGCCCGAACCATCAATACTGGTATCCACCAGCAGGGACTCAATCTTTCATGATTAACTTCGCTGAAAAAGATCCAGCGAAAAAAGAAGCGTTAACTAACGTCGACTTCCGCCGTGCATTCTCTATGGCACTTGATCGTCAAACTATCATTGATATCGCTTTCTACGGTGCAGGGACACCAAACGACTTCGCATCCGGCCTAGGTTATACCTTTGAAGCTTGGTCGGATGAAAAAGTTCATGAGAAATACAAAGGCTACAACACTTACAACGTGGAAGGCTCTAAAGCATTGCTGAAAAAAGCAGGCTTTATCGATAAAAATGGCGATGGGTTTGTTGAAACACCATCTGGCAAATCTTTTGAGCTCTTGATTCAATCACCAAATGGTTGGACTGACTTTAACAACACAGTACAACTGGCGGTAGAGCAACTACAAGATGTTGGAATTAAAGCCAAAGCACGTACTCCTGAATTCGCAGTTTACAACCAAGCGATGCTAGAAGGTAACTATGACGTGGCTTACACCAACTACTTCCACGGTGCTGACCCATACACTTACTGGAACTCAGCGTACAACTCAGCACTACAAAGTGGTGAAGGTATGCCTCGTTTCGCAATGCACTTCTTCAAAGATGCTAAGTTAGACAGCCTATTAAATAGCTTCTACAAAACAGCAGACAAGAATGAGCAGCTAAACATTGCACACCAAATTCAGCAAATTATTGCTGAAAACCAAGTCACAGTTCCGGTTCTATCTGGTGCCGCTATGTACCAATACAACACGAAACGTTTCACAGGCTGGTGGAATGAGAAAAACCCACAAGGCCGTCCACAAATTTGGGCTGGCATTCCTGAGCGTCTACTACACGTACTGGACCTAAAACCAGTTAAGTAA
- a CDS encoding response regulator, whose amino-acid sequence MLKSRKTHKFQRLQHTLMVAFLVLSLTPLTIIGLFFLHSHSQDLQQQSTSYLVSVRDTKKQQINDYLKAKRSEALGIVRSELAYSSGGRFYGLISAFNKLGDSPEESRANAQQRYILGSGDQIKTSVLPDSKYYASTERYRLLHKRYHWAYLDILKRSDFSDILLIDLGGDVAYSVQKNDDFGTNLLTGKYKDSMLGQTFQQLIEVVEKSRQNNEDYTPLVISDFSQSHGQQILWIGAPIIQQGYLHSYAMFKLPSTELTNIVADNNKDITKLLIGSDQQARIQGITTEQITSSNAAIQKALSGETSVGSFSNLNEEKTLAAYAPIHIQDKTWALVVELPEKDAYARVQQLKHIFYLVMLGGIIVVFVCSHYLSNFITLPLLKLTWVAERVSAGDLSQEIVNIDRKDEIGRLATSFTRMQRSIKEKIELIGAQNTKLEDNIKIIRQQNDELHLANKLKDEFLATTSHELRTPLHGMVGIAEALNSGANGPIPAHQRHQLSIIINSGQRLATLVDDLLDYHKMRYGNLDIQTTTVDLAATTQLVLELSKHLLGEKPIRIINQIPAELPLVLADAQRLEQVLYNLIGNAIKYTSEGKIIISATMLEKKIRIQVVDTGQGIPSDQLEHIFEPLIQAGQDSSRYRQGAGLGLSISRQLIELMGGTLYVSSQPFVGTTFSFSLAIASEEDIQAHQTDTVQTHFQAPEVTSFINNEDDSLPQNPDGPLLIVADDEPVNLQILDSFLRLEGYRVKTAVDGIQALALIEEEKPELLLLDIMMPGLNGYEVCQDVRKHYDHGQLPIILLTALSQTNDRIKGFDVGANDYLNKPFNKQELAARIRAHLTASKAELRRIENAQLQQELRIREQVEASLLETQGRLLEQLESAPEAIICLREDGRIRFANDSAAKLFKRTPEQLKRSQGDEIIAPKYLSMTQEHYCGDIDIFVDDRREHITCDVLTLPEGSGLKYMYIFNIGGGINAQRIDNLETAIEALSSYAFEGDKNKLQQLKELGGEFTRLADKVAHKSEDKQQVMREILVDTMNTALDYWESDTGQTKFTLAEQSGLWRVYLDRSTLQTRTLDKYLRIETLPKTPRWRTVLNTIDYILEHTSLDNSQRQHLLCCREKLQTLLTS is encoded by the coding sequence ATGTTAAAGTCACGTAAGACTCATAAATTTCAAAGACTTCAGCACACTTTAATGGTGGCTTTTCTCGTTTTAAGTCTCACACCTTTAACCATTATTGGGCTTTTTTTCTTACATTCTCACAGCCAAGATCTCCAACAGCAAAGCACCTCATATTTAGTCTCTGTTCGCGACACGAAAAAACAACAAATTAACGATTATTTAAAAGCGAAACGCTCAGAAGCATTAGGGATTGTTCGTTCTGAGCTTGCCTATTCAAGTGGAGGGCGTTTTTATGGTTTGATCAGCGCTTTTAATAAATTAGGTGACAGCCCTGAAGAATCACGGGCCAATGCTCAACAGCGTTATATCTTAGGCTCAGGCGATCAAATTAAGACTTCGGTATTGCCTGACTCGAAATATTACGCCAGTACTGAGCGTTATCGTCTTCTTCATAAACGCTATCACTGGGCTTATCTTGATATTTTAAAACGCTCTGATTTTAGTGATATTTTATTAATCGACCTTGGCGGAGATGTCGCTTATTCGGTCCAAAAAAATGATGATTTCGGTACCAACCTGTTAACTGGGAAATATAAAGACTCTATGTTAGGGCAGACTTTTCAGCAGTTAATTGAAGTCGTCGAAAAATCTCGTCAAAATAATGAAGATTACACTCCCCTTGTGATTTCAGATTTCTCTCAAAGCCACGGTCAACAAATCCTTTGGATAGGCGCGCCTATTATTCAGCAAGGCTACCTTCACAGCTATGCCATGTTTAAATTGCCCAGCACCGAATTAACCAATATTGTGGCCGATAACAATAAAGACATAACGAAATTATTAATTGGTTCCGATCAACAAGCTCGCATTCAAGGCATCACAACTGAGCAAATCACCTCTAGCAACGCAGCCATTCAAAAAGCCTTATCTGGCGAGACCTCTGTCGGATCATTTAGCAACCTAAATGAAGAAAAAACTCTGGCTGCCTATGCACCAATACACATTCAAGATAAAACTTGGGCCTTGGTCGTCGAGCTACCAGAAAAAGATGCGTATGCCCGCGTACAACAACTGAAGCATATTTTCTACCTTGTGATGCTCGGCGGGATCATCGTTGTCTTTGTTTGTTCTCATTATCTTTCAAACTTTATAACGCTCCCTCTTCTCAAGCTGACTTGGGTCGCAGAACGTGTCTCTGCTGGAGATTTATCGCAAGAGATCGTCAATATCGACCGCAAAGACGAAATTGGCAGGCTCGCCACCAGCTTTACGCGGATGCAGCGCTCTATCAAAGAGAAAATAGAGTTAATTGGCGCGCAAAATACTAAGTTAGAAGACAATATCAAAATAATTCGCCAACAAAACGATGAGCTGCATTTAGCCAATAAATTAAAAGATGAGTTTTTGGCGACCACCTCGCATGAGTTAAGAACGCCATTACATGGGATGGTGGGAATAGCAGAAGCTCTGAACTCAGGTGCCAATGGCCCAATTCCAGCACATCAAAGACACCAACTTTCGATTATTATTAATAGTGGACAACGATTAGCCACCTTAGTCGATGACCTATTGGACTATCATAAAATGCGTTATGGCAATTTAGATATCCAAACGACTACCGTCGATCTCGCAGCCACTACCCAGTTAGTTTTAGAGCTCTCTAAGCACCTATTAGGGGAGAAGCCAATACGTATCATCAACCAAATTCCAGCCGAGTTACCGCTCGTCTTAGCCGACGCGCAACGCTTAGAACAAGTGCTGTACAATTTGATTGGCAATGCGATTAAATACACCTCTGAAGGTAAAATTATTATCTCGGCAACCATGCTTGAGAAAAAGATCCGCATTCAAGTGGTGGATACCGGTCAAGGGATCCCATCTGATCAGTTAGAGCATATTTTTGAACCTTTAATTCAAGCCGGGCAAGATTCCAGTCGTTATCGCCAAGGCGCAGGACTGGGGTTATCTATCAGCCGTCAATTAATTGAATTAATGGGAGGCACTTTATACGTCAGTAGCCAACCATTCGTCGGTACCACCTTTAGTTTTTCTTTAGCCATTGCTAGCGAAGAGGATATTCAAGCTCACCAAACAGACACGGTCCAAACTCACTTCCAAGCACCTGAAGTGACCTCTTTTATCAATAATGAAGATGACTCTTTACCACAAAATCCAGATGGCCCATTACTGATTGTGGCTGATGATGAACCTGTTAACTTACAGATCCTCGACAGTTTTTTACGCTTAGAAGGTTATCGAGTCAAAACCGCCGTCGATGGTATCCAAGCCTTAGCCCTGATTGAAGAAGAAAAACCAGAATTATTACTATTAGATATCATGATGCCGGGCCTCAATGGCTATGAAGTCTGTCAAGATGTCCGTAAACACTATGATCACGGCCAATTACCCATCATTCTATTAACAGCCTTAAGTCAAACCAATGACCGCATTAAAGGCTTTGATGTCGGGGCGAATGATTACTTAAATAAACCCTTTAACAAGCAAGAGCTGGCAGCACGAATACGCGCTCATTTAACCGCAAGTAAAGCCGAGTTACGTCGTATTGAAAATGCACAGTTACAACAAGAGTTACGTATTCGAGAGCAAGTGGAAGCCAGCTTACTTGAGACACAAGGACGTCTACTTGAGCAATTAGAATCAGCACCAGAAGCCATTATTTGTTTAAGAGAAGACGGTCGAATTCGTTTTGCCAATGATTCAGCCGCCAAACTATTTAAACGAACCCCTGAACAACTTAAACGTTCTCAAGGTGATGAAATCATTGCGCCTAAATACTTGAGCATGACCCAAGAGCACTATTGTGGTGACATTGATATTTTTGTCGACGACAGACGAGAACATATCACCTGTGACGTTTTAACCTTACCTGAAGGATCTGGGTTAAAATATATGTACATCTTCAATATTGGTGGTGGGATCAATGCACAACGGATAGACAACCTGGAAACCGCAATTGAAGCCTTATCCAGTTATGCCTTTGAAGGTGATAAAAACAAATTACAACAATTGAAAGAACTTGGCGGGGAGTTCACTCGACTGGCCGATAAAGTCGCTCATAAAAGTGAAGACAAACAACAAGTCATGCGAGAAATACTGGTCGATACCATGAATACCGCTTTAGACTATTGGGAATCCGATACTGGGCAAACCAAATTTACTCTCGCTGAACAAAGTGGATTATGGCGTGTGTACCTTGACCGAAGCACACTCCAGACTCGTACTCTAGATAAATACTTACGTATTGAAACCCTACCCAAAACACCAAGGTGGCGTACCGTATTAAATACCATAGATTACATACTTGAACACACCTCTCTTGATAACAGCCAACGCCAACATTTACTTTGTTGTCGTGAAAAGTTACAAACCTTACTCACCAGCTAA
- a CDS encoding ABC transporter permease gives MGFFLKRLGFYFIALVVAATINFAIPRAMPGDPVTMMFAHATVQVTPERIAAMKELLGFVDGGIIAQYFAYIKNIFSWNLGTSIQFYPLSVEKLLGSAFGWSLFLAGTAVIFSFSIGSILGIFAAWKRGSKYDAFISPGMLVIQAVPQVVIAMLAMFIFAVGLRWFPTGYAYTAGTIPDWTSWAFIKDVAYHAVLPLFCASVVQIGGFLINMRNNMINLLNEDYITMAKGKGLSENRVVFNYAARNAMLPSVTALSMSLGMAIGGQLIVEIIFNYPGLGTVLFNAINSRDYQVLQGQLLIMTLFMLFFNLLADMLYVVLDPRLRKGGK, from the coding sequence ATGGGATTCTTCTTAAAACGTTTAGGATTTTATTTTATCGCATTGGTTGTGGCCGCCACGATCAACTTTGCGATTCCACGCGCAATGCCCGGTGACCCAGTAACCATGATGTTTGCTCATGCTACGGTACAAGTCACCCCAGAACGTATTGCGGCAATGAAAGAACTATTAGGCTTTGTTGATGGCGGGATCATCGCTCAATATTTTGCTTATATTAAAAACATTTTTAGCTGGAATTTAGGGACCTCTATCCAGTTCTACCCTCTTTCTGTTGAGAAATTGCTTGGCAGCGCGTTTGGTTGGTCATTATTTTTAGCCGGAACGGCGGTTATCTTTTCATTCTCTATCGGCTCCATTCTGGGCATCTTTGCCGCTTGGAAACGCGGTAGTAAATACGATGCCTTTATCTCTCCGGGCATGTTAGTAATTCAAGCGGTACCTCAAGTGGTTATCGCGATGCTTGCCATGTTTATCTTTGCAGTCGGCTTGCGTTGGTTCCCAACCGGTTACGCCTACACGGCCGGTACAATTCCAGACTGGACCAGTTGGGCTTTTATTAAAGATGTCGCTTATCACGCTGTGCTACCACTTTTTTGTGCCTCAGTCGTACAAATCGGTGGCTTCTTAATCAACATGCGTAACAACATGATTAACCTGCTTAATGAAGACTACATCACGATGGCAAAAGGTAAGGGCTTAAGTGAGAACCGCGTGGTATTTAACTATGCCGCACGTAACGCCATGTTGCCAAGTGTCACCGCACTGTCTATGTCATTGGGGATGGCGATTGGTGGACAACTGATTGTTGAAATCATCTTTAACTACCCAGGGCTTGGCACTGTTCTTTTTAACGCGATTAACTCTCGTGACTATCAAGTTCTGCAGGGCCAATTACTGATTATGACCTTGTTCATGCTGTTCTTTAACTTATTGGCCGATATGTTGTATGTCGTACTAGACCCTCGCTTACGCAAGGGAGGTAAATAA
- a CDS encoding ABC transporter permease, with amino-acid sequence MKALINLLKGNTKAMLGVVILTAFILMALFAPLITKHEPDRRTGNPHEYPSAITHIAKQSPDGWVAQNLANDRRTMIMSKKEDHVLGTTRMGRDVWSQLAYGARVSLGVGFGAGLVVCFLATVIGVSAGYFGGRIDDILTAAMNIMLVIPQYPLLFVLAAFIGEAGPLTIALIIGCTSWAWGARVVRSQTLALREKEFVKAAEVLGESSFRIIFVEILPNLISIVGASFIGSVMYAIMMEATISFLGLGDPSTISWGIMLYNVQTSSAILVGAWWELITPCLALTTLAVGLAMLNFAVDEVANPQLRSHKGMKRWKKIAEQDIKARKPELPPQNVVWSGDK; translated from the coding sequence ATGAAAGCATTAATTAACTTATTAAAAGGTAATACCAAAGCAATGCTTGGTGTCGTTATTCTGACTGCCTTTATTTTAATGGCCTTGTTTGCCCCATTAATTACCAAACATGAACCGGATCGTCGCACCGGTAATCCACATGAATACCCAAGTGCAATCACTCATATTGCGAAACAAAGTCCTGATGGTTGGGTGGCGCAAAACCTCGCCAATGATCGCCGTACTATGATCATGTCGAAAAAAGAAGATCATGTATTAGGTACAACACGTATGGGCCGTGATGTGTGGTCACAACTAGCTTACGGAGCTCGCGTTTCTCTAGGAGTAGGCTTTGGTGCAGGCTTAGTGGTGTGTTTTCTCGCGACAGTGATTGGTGTCTCTGCGGGTTACTTTGGTGGACGTATTGACGACATCTTAACTGCGGCCATGAATATCATGCTGGTTATACCTCAATACCCATTACTGTTCGTTCTTGCCGCCTTCATAGGTGAGGCCGGCCCATTAACGATAGCCCTGATTATAGGTTGTACCTCCTGGGCATGGGGGGCACGTGTGGTTCGCTCGCAAACCTTAGCCTTACGAGAAAAAGAGTTTGTAAAAGCCGCTGAAGTATTAGGTGAGTCTTCGTTCCGCATTATCTTTGTTGAGATTTTGCCAAACCTCATCTCAATTGTTGGTGCAAGCTTCATCGGCTCTGTGATGTACGCCATCATGATGGAAGCCACCATCTCGTTCCTCGGTCTTGGCGACCCAAGCACTATTAGCTGGGGCATCATGTTGTACAACGTACAAACCTCATCTGCCATCTTAGTTGGCGCATGGTGGGAACTGATCACTCCATGTCTTGCTTTAACAACACTTGCGGTAGGTTTAGCGATGTTGAACTTTGCCGTGGATGAAGTAGCCAACCCACAATTACGTTCTCATAAAGGCATGAAACGTTGGAAGAAAATTGCAGAACAAGACATTAAAGCTCGTAAGCCAGAGTTACCACCACAAAATGTTGTATGGAGCGGAGATAAATAA
- a CDS encoding AI-2E family transporter, with product MPYKFKMTATHWVLIIALLAAAYACYLLITPYLNSIIMAFIISLLLTPIHSRLSQTLPKHKNITALLSCLLLTVVIVLPLLAIFAAIVQQGAHLSQTVYAWATNGGIQELLAHPYVVKGLNLINHYLPFDHVTPQEIAQRAAKFISQFGSILVSVSAGVLGDATHFIMNFLLMLFVLFFLLRDQERLINNMRHILPLSRSQEDRLLTEIEQVSKSAVLGSFLTAVAQGFVGGLAFWFVGLPGLFLGTMIGAASFIPVVGTALVWVPAAGYLFLTGDITWALFIVVWGIAVIGSIDNLLRPILMQGSAGMDTLMIFFALLGGIQLFGLIGLIYGPLIFAITMVLFKMYEEEFKSFLNMQDNS from the coding sequence ATGCCCTACAAATTTAAGATGACCGCCACGCACTGGGTGCTGATCATTGCGTTACTTGCCGCCGCTTATGCTTGTTATTTATTGATCACGCCATATCTAAATTCGATCATCATGGCATTTATTATTTCTTTATTATTAACACCCATTCATTCTCGCTTAAGCCAAACTTTACCCAAGCATAAGAATATTACTGCCTTATTATCGTGTTTATTATTAACCGTTGTGATTGTACTCCCTTTATTGGCAATTTTTGCTGCCATTGTTCAACAGGGGGCGCATTTATCTCAAACGGTTTACGCTTGGGCCACCAATGGAGGGATTCAAGAATTATTGGCTCATCCTTATGTTGTGAAAGGGCTCAACCTCATCAATCATTATTTACCCTTTGATCATGTCACTCCACAAGAAATAGCCCAAAGAGCCGCTAAATTCATCTCACAATTTGGGAGTATTTTGGTGTCAGTGAGCGCTGGCGTTTTAGGTGATGCGACTCATTTTATTATGAACTTCTTGTTAATGTTATTTGTTTTATTCTTCTTGCTTCGAGACCAAGAACGATTAATCAATAACATGCGACATATTTTACCGCTATCACGCAGCCAAGAAGATCGCTTACTCACAGAGATCGAACAAGTGTCAAAATCCGCTGTATTAGGGTCCTTTTTGACCGCAGTGGCACAAGGCTTTGTCGGGGGGTTAGCATTTTGGTTTGTCGGCTTACCAGGGCTATTTTTAGGGACCATGATTGGAGCTGCTTCTTTCATTCCCGTAGTCGGGACAGCCCTTGTCTGGGTACCTGCGGCAGGATATTTATTCTTAACCGGTGACATTACTTGGGCACTGTTTATCGTGGTATGGGGCATTGCCGTTATTGGTTCGATTGATAATTTATTACGTCCAATCTTAATGCAAGGTAGCGCGGGCATGGATACTCTGATGATCTTTTTTGCCTTACTAGGGGGCATTCAATTATTTGGCTTAATTGGTTTGATTTATGGGCCACTTATCTTTGCGATTACCATGGTGCTGTTTAAAATGTATGAAGAAGAATTCAAATCGTTTCTGAACATGCAAGACAACAGCTAG
- a CDS encoding ABC transporter ATP-binding protein: MTTTQKQEPLISIRNLCVDYITDAGDVRAVNNVSFDIAPGEVFGLAGESGCGKSTVAFSLMRLHKPPAFITGGEIIFDGENILKYSEQRIQSFRWSEMSMVFQSAMNALNPVLPMEEQFCDVIMRHTNMTREQAKNRAEGLLEIVDIHPDRLGDYPHQFSGGMRQRLVIAIALALNPKMIIMDEPTTALDVVVQREILQKIYALKEEFGFSILFITHDLSLMVEFSDRIGIMYSGELIEVAPSKEILQSPYHPYTKGLGASFPPLTGPKTKLVGIPGNPLNLLEIPQGCRFQARCERVHDTCRQVPTQLRQIEPGRLSNCHLYGEPIVQVKA, encoded by the coding sequence ATGACGACGACTCAAAAACAAGAACCGCTAATTTCCATTCGTAACTTATGCGTTGATTACATTACCGATGCTGGTGATGTCCGTGCGGTCAATAATGTGAGCTTTGATATTGCCCCAGGCGAAGTCTTTGGCCTTGCCGGTGAATCAGGTTGTGGTAAATCCACTGTCGCTTTCTCATTAATGCGTTTGCATAAGCCGCCCGCGTTTATTACCGGTGGTGAGATCATCTTCGATGGTGAAAATATTTTGAAATACAGTGAACAACGTATTCAAAGTTTCCGTTGGAGTGAAATGTCCATGGTTTTCCAAAGTGCCATGAACGCCTTAAACCCAGTGCTTCCCATGGAAGAGCAATTTTGTGATGTGATCATGCGCCATACCAATATGACGCGTGAACAAGCGAAAAATCGTGCTGAAGGCTTATTAGAAATTGTCGATATCCACCCAGATCGTTTAGGGGATTATCCTCACCAATTCTCTGGAGGAATGCGTCAACGTCTGGTGATCGCCATTGCGTTAGCGTTAAATCCAAAAATGATCATTATGGATGAACCAACCACGGCGCTGGATGTAGTGGTGCAACGTGAAATCCTACAAAAGATCTATGCGTTAAAAGAAGAGTTCGGCTTTTCAATTTTATTCATCACGCACGACTTATCCTTGATGGTGGAGTTCTCTGATCGCATCGGCATCATGTATTCCGGTGAACTCATTGAAGTGGCTCCGTCTAAAGAAATTTTGCAATCGCCTTATCATCCTTACACCAAAGGATTAGGGGCATCATTTCCACCGTTAACGGGGCCAAAAACCAAGTTGGTAGGTATTCCTGGTAACCCACTTAACTTATTAGAAATACCACAAGGGTGCCGTTTCCAAGCACGTTGTGAGCGCGTTCATGACACTTGTCGTCAAGTACCCACACAACTTCGTCAAATTGAGCCTGGAAGGTTATCGAATTGCCATTTATATGGTGAACCTATTGTTCAAGTTAAAGCTTAA
- the rsmC gene encoding 16S rRNA (guanine(1207)-N(2))-methyltransferase RsmC, translated as MTTYTAPSQIAQRQLDYFNGKHVLIAGEAEDLFCLELEKHCESVEVFTTHYGYHQQFQRYPQIRSYFGAQLTDDTQADMLLLYWPKAKAEAEYLLAMLMDKLGPQTEICVVGENRSGVKSIEKMFAQYGVIKKYDSARRCSFYWGQATRQAQPFDIQQWFKTYPLTVGETTLTIKSLPGVFSHGEFDKGSELLLSTLPRLSGRTLDFGCGAGVIGCVMATRNPNITIEMCDISALAVESSKATLKENGLTGHVFASDIYSDVSGKYQNLISNPPFHSGLDTNYCAAEQLLSQAPQYLTDSGQMIIVANNFLKYPPIIQQSFGQCETLEKNNKFSIYSAQKH; from the coding sequence ATGACAACGTACACAGCACCAAGCCAAATAGCCCAACGTCAACTTGACTATTTTAATGGAAAACACGTCTTGATTGCCGGTGAGGCGGAAGATTTATTCTGCTTGGAGCTGGAGAAACACTGTGAATCGGTTGAGGTTTTTACAACCCATTATGGTTATCATCAGCAATTTCAACGCTACCCACAAATTCGCTCTTATTTTGGCGCGCAATTAACAGATGATACTCAAGCCGATATGCTCTTGCTCTATTGGCCAAAAGCCAAAGCCGAAGCTGAATACCTGCTTGCCATGCTTATGGATAAACTCGGGCCACAAACCGAAATCTGTGTGGTCGGTGAAAACCGCTCGGGTGTAAAAAGCATTGAAAAAATGTTTGCTCAATACGGTGTGATCAAAAAATACGATTCCGCCAGACGCTGTTCATTTTATTGGGGACAAGCCACTCGCCAAGCACAACCTTTTGATATTCAACAATGGTTTAAAACCTATCCACTCACTGTTGGTGAAACCACATTAACCATCAAAAGTTTGCCCGGTGTATTCAGCCACGGTGAATTTGATAAAGGAAGCGAATTACTGTTAAGCACCCTACCTCGCTTATCCGGTCGAACCTTAGATTTTGGTTGTGGCGCAGGCGTCATCGGCTGTGTGATGGCAACAAGAAATCCTAATATTACAATAGAGATGTGTGATATCAGTGCCTTAGCGGTAGAGTCTAGCAAAGCGACCTTAAAAGAAAATGGATTAACCGGTCATGTGTTTGCTTCAGATATTTATTCAGACGTGAGTGGAAAATATCAAAATCTCATTAGTAACCCGCCTTTTCATTCAGGGTTAGACACCAATTATTGCGCCGCCGAACAATTGCTATCCCAAGCCCCGCAATACCTTACTGACTCAGGGCAAATGATCATCGTAGCGAATAACTTTTTAAAGTACCCGCCCATTATTCAACAAAGCTTTGGCCAGTGTGAAACCTTAGAAAAAAATAATAAATTTTCGATTTATTCAGCACAAAAACACTAA